The nucleotide sequence ATCTGCTACAGATTGGTACCCAGGGCTGATGCGGGTGATTCGTTGGGTGGAGGAATCGATGTTGTGGAGTCTGTGGTTGCTTCCATCCATGAAGGGCGCGGGCGCTCCTCTGATGTGATTTCTTCCGAGCCGATGGATGACAGCAATGCCAAAGAGCAGTTGAGAGTGGTGGGGGCGAATCTCGGGTCATACAACAACGGTGGGAGTGAGATCGTTGGCGACTCGAACGATGTGAAGGCTCGGAACACTTCCTCTGCATCAATAGGAGAGGAGGGAGATGCAGAAGGCGTCGTTGTCAACAAAACAAAGGCTTCCTGTTGGACTCGACGGTAAGAAACACACACTCATATGTTATTGATTTGCTGCTGGAACAGAAATTGTACCTCCAGGACATCGTTTTTTGCTGTAGGGCCAGAAATTTGGAACTCCATCGAATTGCCTGTAGCAAGAGAAAAAACATATACAGAGTTCACCGCCGTGTAGACACAAAAATCATTTTATTTTCAACTCGTTTTGAACATTTTTGCTAGCTGGGGCAACATAATGCTTGCATTCAGTTTTCGTTAAGCTATATCATCTTTTGCTGATTTCCGTATCAACTGAGAACACATTATTTTGTCAGAAAAACCACGGTTAGAATCGGTCTGTACAAGTAGGAAGTACATGTAACAACGTTTTTTTGGAGGGTATGCAAAGTCAGGATTGGCAACACACCAGAAGAGAGGGATGCCAACCCAAGCAGAGTCCCTGCCCTCGAGGCTTCGATGAGAGCTTATGCAGAAAACAAGGGTGGCACAGTTGTTAACCCGTCGCTCGGAACTAGCTTTGACACGGTTGAAGAAGCGTATGAGTTTTACAACCTATATTCCTGGGAGATGGGGTTTGGCGTTCGGTATGCCAAAAGCAGGTTGAACGTCCATCGAAAAAAGTGCATGCAGGAGTTTGTATGCGCGTGCGCGGTGAGCATGGTTCTAGGAAACAAAATGAGGCTTACACTGTCGATCGGGCACTTGTAGAAACGCTTGCCCTCGTTTTCGCCTTCTTTCCCACTGATGTTGGTCTCCACCTGAACCTCGCCGCAGTCCGGGCACATGATGAGCGGCAAGTGCTGGTGCCTTTGACTGGAACGAACTGAGGATGAAGACGAAGCTATATCGAGCTTGTTTGGGCAGGGTGCGGCTGCGACGGAGAACCATCTCTCCTATAAATAGCCGGCCAGGCAAAGGCAACGGCGGTATACTTAACGTTCGACTCAAACGGCTTCCTGTCGTAGCCCATGTTGACGGGTCAACTCCGGTGCCGTGTACGTGAGTGCCTGTCTAGATGCTGTGCTGCACTGATGTACGTGATAGTGTACGTGTGCCCGCAATATTTACTTAAAAAGCAAATACGAAGGCTCAGCAACTGTCTCTGGCACGAATACGCTGGAAATACGGTCGCGTATTAATGGCTTGCACCGATCGCCACGAGCAGAGACGGCACTGATTCCGGCCTGCACGGTGCTCGGCCACCAAAGGCCATTTTCGGTACtacatacaaaataaaataaatgaacAAACATATCAAAATGTGTCTACATACATCCGATTTAGAAGAAGAAAATTaaatcatcttatatttatgaaAGGGGAGTACTAGACTACTAGTACTAGACTACTAGTACACGACACTCCTCACTGCGAGCACGAGCAGCTAGTTTACCGTCGGTTCGACGTGGCACTGTCAGCTGGTCCGACAGCCGTTAGACGCCGTTAGACGGCGCCGTTCGTTCTGTTTCCTCTCGCAACCTAAAAACCCGCTCGGGCGACTAGGGTTTCGCGGTGGACTCGACAGCGGCCGCCAGATTGGATCGGCGGGCCGCACCCAATACTCCGGCGAGGGATGGAGACGGCGTCCGCAAGCGCAAGTAAGGGGGCGACGCCCGAATCCGCTCAGACGGCTAGGGCAAAGCTGGAAGAAGCAC is from Triticum aestivum cultivar Chinese Spring chromosome 3A, IWGSC CS RefSeq v2.1, whole genome shotgun sequence and encodes:
- the LOC123061980 gene encoding uncharacterized protein, translated to MDGLEFFFEEAESGLVPRADAGDSLGGGIDVVESVVASIHEGRGRSSDVISSEPMDDSNAKEQLRVVGANLGSYNNGGSEIVGDSNDVKARNTSSASIGEEGDAEGVVVNKTKASCWTRR